From a single Kryptolebias marmoratus isolate JLee-2015 linkage group LG6, ASM164957v2, whole genome shotgun sequence genomic region:
- the stx19 gene encoding syntaxin-19, with protein sequence MKDRLEELQQKAQEAPTDHTNPFSVEGDEDESVVAGGITPQAVLFEEEPIIQNFLSEAQKIRDDISVLETEVLKFGEQQKTLVATMRRFSVMKKESSITRDIKFQAESLHRRLETLSKQAQRTEEQQGPTAVTARIQRSQYAALHRKFQQVMRQYNEGLLTKQERCKHFIIRQLEVLEKNVTEEEVNEMVATGKWEVFNENLLNDARITRSQLSEIEQRHKELLSLENNMKEMRDLFLDIFMLVEEQGASIEHIQTNVERVQDYVAVTNEKFKMAARYKKKNPIRQLCCCCCPPWRCCL encoded by the exons ATGAAAGACCGGttagaggagctgcagcagaaggCTCAAGAAGCCCCAACTGACCATACGAATCCATTCTCAGTGGAGGGAGATGAAGATGAGTCTGTGGTTGCTGGGGGCATCACACCTCAGGCTGTGCTGTTTGAGGAGGAACCAATCATTCAGAATTTCCTCTCCGAGGCTCAGAAAATCAGAGATGACATTTCAGTGCTTGAAACAGAG GTCCTAAAGTTTGGCGAACAGCAAAAAACTCTGGTGGCAACAATGCGTCGATTTAGTGTGATGAAGAAAGAGAGCAGCATAACCAGAGACATCAAGTTCCAGGCTGAAAGCCTCCACCGGCGTTTAGAAACTCTTTCAAAACAGGCCCAAAGAACTGAGGAGCAGCAGGGACCAACTGCTGTTACAGCAAGAATACAACGGTCACAGTATGCCGCTCTACACCGCAAATTCCAGCAG GTGATGCGCCAGTATAATGAAGGTCTGCTGACCAAGCAGGAGCGCTGTAAGCACTTCATTATCCGGCAGCTGGAGGTATTGGAAAAGAATGttacagaggaggaggtgaatgAGATGGTCGCCACAGGAAAATGGGAGGTGTTCAACGAGAACCTGCTAAACGATGCCAGGATCACACGTTCGCAACTATCTGAGATTGAACAGAGACACAAG GAGTTGTTGAGCCTGGAGAACAATATGAAAGAAATGAGAGACCTCTTTTTGGATATCTTCATGCTGGTGGAGGAACAAGGAGCCAGTATTGAACACATCCAAACCAACGTTGAGAGGGTGCAAGACTATGTAGCTGTAACTAATGAgaagtttaagatggctgcaagGTATAAAAAGAAGAACCCAATTCGacagctgtgctgctgctgctgccctcCCTGGAGATGCTGCTTGTGA